The nucleotide window tcgctgtgcTGGGAGGCGCGCGGAGAGGGCTCGCATCGCGATCGGGTAGACTTCTTCGCCGACATCACCAAAAATTGGCTTGCAGATGAGAATGATAGGCAGGCGCGAGCAGGGAGAACAAAAAAGCCTGTGACGCACGCCTTCCAACGGCAGTGCAGAAAGCACCTTTTGTCTGCTGCGGAGCAAATGGGTCGCTGAAGGGACTTGGTGCTGCGTGGACTGAAATACGGCACGGTATTTACGGCGTGGTGTGCACCCGGCAGACGCTAGCACCTTCTATGCCAACTAAAAAGGAGCAACTACGATGGTGTAGAgttctccgtctctctctctctctgcgttcCACTGTTGTGCaatctgtgtgtgtatggctGTATGGGGCGTGTAGATGACTGTAGTTGTCGGTGAAGGTGAGTTCCGTGTGATGGGGGTCGTCAAGGCAAAGACGAGAGTGGGGTATCGTAAGGTCCAGCACGCAAATTGTGGCCCTCTAGACAAGCGATGTGACTCCACTTGAATACAGAAgcacttttttctctctctgtgtgtgtgtccctccTAGTGCGTGTTCCGCTGCACTGCCCACACAAGAACGCGCAGAtgtgagagaaagagagagggggaggaaggtgTAGGCggacgtggggaggggggggtgctgaGGATGTTTGTCagccgggggagggggtgagggacaGCAGGACGAAAAAGCCAATATAGAGGGAAAAGaacgaagaggagaaggaggagggagggcgtACTATTGAAGCAAGTGGGCATATGCGCACCGTTGTTGCCGCACACCAAACAAGAAAGGAGGCATAACGAAAGCCCTGAAGGGAACAAGCAGCGCCATGGGGAGCCCTTTTtccctgctgcaccacggtACTAGTAAAGCGGAACAATGTTGCGCCGCTACACGAAGGGCAAGTCGTGCAGTAGACATATcgaggatgaggatgagAACGAGAGGACGCTCTGTGCGTTTCAGTAGCGCAGTAAAGCTTCTTTTTTCGGCAAATGGCGATTATACACCTGTATAAGCTTCAGTTGTTGGTGTTAGCCTGCCTGACTTGATCAGGACTCCTCGCTGATCGAGCAatgcgcctgtgcgcccATTGGAGGCTTCACAACACGTCAGCATACGCGAACAAAAAAAATACCAGCACCCATGCCCAACAGCAGGTTCACACACGCCGTCAGGCATGCGTCATCGAGCGCACTGTTAGTGCAGCAGGCAGAAACTCTGGACATTTCCTCAAAACAGCGGCAAGTGAACCGCGACGTCCACACATGAGAACGCACCTGCAATACAGCAAACAGGTGCGCAGTACCGAAGGGTGCGAGTCGCTGTTTGTGGTGTCGCCGGCAATGCTGCAGGATTTCTCGCTCCACCAGGCACACCTGCCTTCCTCACCTTACGGACTGCAGGCTTCCCACCTTACCCGCTtaggagctgcagcagatcTGTTGGAATGGCAGGTGCGCCTTCGCCCTCCGTCGTGACGCGCCGGACATCTGCGGACGGCGGGCCCGGCTCCTTCAGAAGCCCAAAACTAGCTTCCTCGTTGCGGTCCACGTTGACAGCTACGAGCGCAGCAAGAGGAACaacctcctcggcagcaccTGGCATGGCCGCAGACGTGGCCGGTGGAGAGAGCTGACGTGTAGGTGCCTGCGCAGCAGTCACAGTCGCATCCTCCGTACGGGCTTCCTTGATGATTGGAAGGCTCGAGATGCTGTCCTCGCTGGAGACGCTCTCCTCGCTAGAGGACCGCTCCTTCGtggtcgcagcagcagccttgCGGGGCATCAGAGTTGTTATTTTGTATGTTCTTTTTATTTCACTTTCGACGTTCGCCTTCGCTTTcagggaggaggaacacCGCGCCTTTCAGTGTGCgaatgggggagggaggtaGAGAGGTGTGTGTCCTGTGAGGAACCCTCGATTGCTGTACAACTACAGTGCTGTGGTGAAGGTGCCAAAAGGGGAATATGTTTGTTTCCCTGTGAAGAAGGGAGCGTGGAGCagagcggagaagaggggtgagagagaagaaaagcgtTAAAGAATATCGATGAGCCGACTGCGAAGGCAGCAAAAATGGCGGGGCGAGGGGGAGCATACGGCACACACAGAACGCCAGCACCATGACGTTTGCATCCCTTCCAGCAATTCTCAAAACATTTCTCTGAAGCTGCACGGTTCGCGGGGCGGCCAGCATTTTTTCCGTCATGACCAGTGTAGCGTACGAGCGAGGACAGGAGTGAGTTCACGAGTCACACATGcgttccctctcccccccccttaaTCCCTGTCGCTGAAAACATTTCTGTTCTCATGCATTCCCCCTGAGGCGGAGGTGGGTTCATGCAACGAATACCTGCGCCTTCAACTCAGTCGCCTCAATCAAACACAGTCTCAAGGCACCAACAAAAACACAGCTACGCACGCCTATTGTAGGGATAGAAAGAAGAGGGTAACAGTCAATAAGGGGTAAAACGAATAGGGGATATTgctgccctcccccacacccctACCTACTCCActcacccaccaccactcagCAAGCTGCTCAGACATCCATacatgcgcacgcacgcatatGACATGCAGAAGGGACCAGCATACGGAGAAGAAAatgaaaaaggggggggggggcaaagggagagagccgGAGCAAGCTCACTACACACATAGCGATGCTGTCGCCGTGAGAGGTCATAAGGGGCTCGGAGGAAGGAGTGATACAgcatctccctctcctacTTCGCGTGCCCTCAGATACATAGGCAAACGCATGCAATTCCACGTGGTGCAATGTTCATGTCAACGGCTCCGTCACGGAGATTGCGTTTACTCCTCTACATCCAGGGGTTGTtcgtgcagcacctcctcgtcctcatAATCCGCCGCTACCACGCGGTCCTCTGGACGCATCTTGAACCCGTCCAAGTAcctgcgcgcgctctcctcctcgaagATGGTGAAGGGGGTATCCTTGCCTACAATGGCAATGGTGGTGTTTTTGACATTCAGCTCTACGCCCTCCGATGTGGCCGAGGCGAGGGCCTTGAGCGCGTGCGCGACCAGCTCATCGAGGGTGCAATTGAGGAAGCTCTCAAAATGCTTCTCCAGGTACGTCCGGGAGGCCTGCGAGCGCACGCCCATCGCTGTGGCCTTGTAGTCATAGACATCACCAGACGGCACCGTCTGGTACAGGTGAGGCCCCAGACGGTCGTGGCCAGcgagcagcaggccgacacCGAAGGGACGCTTACCGCTGCACTGGATGTGGCGCTGGTGTTTCTCGCCG belongs to Leishmania braziliensis MHOM/BR/75/M2904 complete genome, chromosome 36 and includes:
- a CDS encoding putative proteasome alpha 1 subunit, coding for MFKNEYDNDITTWSPTGRLFQIEYANEAVNNGSATVGVKGKDFVVLAALKRSPVAELSSYQEKVFEIDEHVGMSISGLVADGRVLARFLRTECMNYRYMYDNGMPVNQMANMIGEKHQRHIQCSGKRPFGVGLLLAGHDRLGPHLYQTVPSGDVYDYKATAMGVRSQASRTYLEKHFESFLNCTLDELVAHALKALASATSEGVELNVKNTTIAIVGKDTPFTIFEEESARRYLDGFKMRPEDRVVAADYEDEEVLHEQPLDVEE